A window from Nitrospiraceae bacterium encodes these proteins:
- a CDS encoding Gfo/Idh/MocA family oxidoreductase: MFNVKIFGAGSIGNHLAHASRSLGWNVTICDVDQAALDRTRQTIYPTRYGKWDEAIKLSLVKDAPRGGFDLVVVGTPPDSHLSLALAALEEKPKAILVEKPLCPPNLEQAQTLQKMVIESGTFAFVGYDHVVGKAAQETLQAGRQLSAIETIDVEFREHWGGIFAAHPWLQGPQDSYLGFWKRGGGASGEHSHAINLWQFLSGGLGKGRITEVSATLDYVQTDMVEYDKLCLLSLRTEAGLLGRVVQDVITSPSRKWARIQGNDGFAELTIGHQPGVDRVDWKTGGHDTQFRTIQKTRPDDFIWELQHIEDVMTGKTKESVLSLERGLETMLVVAAAHLSSAKKRTVRIDYRKGYTPEALELL, encoded by the coding sequence ATGTTTAACGTAAAAATTTTTGGAGCCGGGTCTATCGGCAACCATCTGGCTCATGCCTCCCGTTCCCTGGGTTGGAACGTCACAATCTGCGATGTGGACCAGGCGGCATTGGATCGAACCAGACAGACCATTTATCCGACTCGATATGGAAAATGGGATGAGGCCATCAAGCTTTCCCTGGTCAAAGACGCCCCGAGAGGAGGATTTGATCTCGTGGTTGTTGGAACTCCTCCAGACTCCCACCTTTCCCTGGCACTTGCGGCTCTTGAGGAAAAACCCAAAGCCATTCTTGTGGAAAAACCTCTCTGCCCCCCGAACTTGGAACAGGCCCAAACATTACAAAAGATGGTGATCGAGTCTGGCACATTTGCCTTTGTGGGATATGACCACGTCGTGGGAAAGGCCGCGCAGGAAACGCTCCAAGCCGGTCGCCAATTATCCGCCATTGAGACCATTGACGTGGAATTTCGTGAACATTGGGGCGGCATCTTCGCAGCTCATCCCTGGTTACAGGGTCCACAGGACAGTTATTTGGGGTTTTGGAAACGGGGTGGAGGTGCCAGCGGGGAACATTCCCACGCGATCAACCTCTGGCAATTTTTGAGTGGGGGCCTGGGGAAAGGCCGCATCACGGAAGTCTCCGCGACACTGGATTATGTCCAGACAGATATGGTGGAGTACGATAAACTCTGCCTGCTTAGCCTGAGGACTGAAGCAGGGTTACTGGGAAGGGTGGTGCAGGACGTCATTACCTCCCCTTCCAGGAAGTGGGCAAGAATTCAAGGAAATGACGGTTTCGCGGAACTTACTATCGGGCACCAACCAGGAGTCGATAGAGTCGATTGGAAAACCGGTGGCCATGACACCCAATTCCGTACCATTCAAAAAACGCGACCGGATGATTTCATCTGGGAATTACAGCATATCGAGGACGTCATGACAGGCAAGACAAAAGAATCCGTCCTCTCATTGGAACGAGGCCTGGAAACCATGCTGGTGGTCGCCGCCGCGCATCTCTCGTCAGCCAAGAAACGCACTGTGCGCATTGATTACCGGAAAGGGTATACACCAGAGGCATTAGAATTGCTGTAG